Part of the Cellulomonas hominis genome, CGCCCGGACGCGGGCACCGTCCGCCTCTTCGGCGCCGACCCCCGCGACCCCGCGGCCCGGACCACCCTGGGCACCACCCCGCAGGAGACCGGCCTGCCCGAGACGCTGCGCGTCGGCGAGGTCGTCGACCTGGTCGCCGGGCACTACACGGCGCCGATGCCGCGCGAGGAGGTGCTCGAGCGGTTCGGCCTCACGGACCTCGCGCGGCGGCAGACCGGCGGCCTGTCGGGCGGCCAGCGCCGCCGGCTCGCGGTCGCGCTGTCCCTGGTCGGCCGGCCGCGCCTGGTGCTGCTGGACGAGCCGACGACCGGGCTCGACGTCGAGGCCCGGCACATCCTGTGGCAGGCGCTGCGCGACTACCAGGCCGACGGGGCGACCGTCGTGGTGACGAGCCACTACCTCGAGGAGATCGAGGCGCTCGCCCGCCGGGTGGTCGTCATCGGCGCGGGCCGGGTGCTGGTGGACGACGACCTGCCGACCGTCCTGTCGATGGCCGCGGCCCGGCGCGTGCTGCTCGAGGTGCCGGCCGAGGACGAGCCCCGCCTCGCCGCCCTGCCCGGCGTCCTGGACACCCGCCGCGAGGGCCGGCGGTCCGTGCTGCTCGCCGCCGACGCCGACTCCGTCGTGCGCGCGCTGGTGCACGCCGACGTGCCGTTCCGCGACCTGGAGGTCCGCGGCGCCTCCCTCGAGGAGGCCTTCCTCGCGCTCACCGCCGCCACCCCGGAGGACCCCCGATGACCGCCGCCGCCCCGACCGCGACCCGCTCCTGGTGGCGCCTCGCCTGGCTGCACACCCGGTTCCAGGTGCGCGAGACCGTGCGTGTGCCGATCGCCCTGATCGGGAACCTCGTGTTCCCGGCGCTCGCGCTGCTGTTCTTCGTCGTCCCGCAGCGCGCCCTGGCCGAGGACCCGCTCGCCTCCCTCGCGGCCGTCGCGCAGCTCGGGACCTTCGCCGTCATGTCGTCCTGCCTGTTCACGCTCGGCGCGGGCGTCGCGGAGGACCGGCAGCTCGCGTTCGACCCGTACGTGCGGACGCTGCCCGCCGGCGCGGGCCCGCGGCTGGCCGGGCGGATCGCGAACGCGGTGATGTTCTGCCTGCTCGCGCAGGTGCCGGTGATCCTCATCGCGATCGTCCTGACCGCGGCGTCCACCTCGCCGGCCCGCGCGCTCGGCGGCCTGGCGATGGTGCCCGTCATCGCGGTGCCGTTCACGCTGCTCGGCCTGGCCATCGGCTACGCGCTGCCCGCCAAGGCGGCGATCGCGGTCGTGCAGGTGGTGCTGTTCCCGCTCGCGTTCGCCGGCGGACTGTTCATGCCGCCGGAGATCTTCCCGCCCTGGCTCGACGCGATCTCCCAGGCGCTGCCGTCGCGGGCGGCGCGGGACCTCGCGGTGCAGGTCACGACCGGGATCGAGGGGTCGGCGTGGGCCCTGCCGGTGCTGCTCGGGTGGACGGCGGTGTTCGCGGCCCTCGCGGTGCTGGCGTACCGGCGGGACGAGGGGCGCCGGTTCCGGTAGCCCGGCCTACCCGGCGACGCGAGCCACCGGCTGCCGCACGATCGTCCGCCGCCGATCCGGCGCCACCCGCCGGAAGTCGCTCAGGTAGATCTCGTGGTGCCGCCCCGTCGGCCGCAGCCCGTGCGCGGGCAGGAACTCGTCGTGCATCCGGGCGATCGTCTCCGCCTCGTCGTCGAACGACCCGACGTGCAGCGTCTGCACGGCCAGCCCCTCGGCCAGGGTCTCCAGCCGGACGTCGTCGAGGCGCGCCGGGGCGTTCCGGTCCCGGACCTGCGCGAGGGCCGCGTCGACGTCGGGCGCGTCGAGCCACTCCGGCACCAGCATGAGCAGCGTCCAGTCCCACGCCGACGTGTCCCGCGCGGTCGTGAACACGGCCGCGTCGCGGGCCCACCACAGGCCCTCGAGGGGCGGGACGACGTAGTCGCGGCCGCGCACCTTGCTCGCGAGCTTCAGCGTCCACGAGACGGGTTGCAGCGCGGCGATCGCCTCGGCGAACGCGGGGGCGGTGTTCGGGTCGCCGTGGCCGTCGACCGCGAGGTACCGCAGCTCGGGCACCTCGACGACCCGGAACCGGCCGCCGGGCGCGCGGTAGGAGTCCAGGTCCTTCTTCGCGTCCCACTTCTCGCTCATGACGTCAGCCCACACCCTCGCACGGTGCGAGGGTCAAGCCCCGGGGGTCGCGAGGTGGACGAGGACGACCGGCTCCTCCTGGCCGGGCCAGGTGCCGGTGAGGGTCGCGCCCCCCGCGGCGGCGGCCCCGGGCTCCGGGAACCGCACCACGACCGGCACCGACGCCCCCGGCGCCGCCCCGCCGCTGCCGCGCACCCGCATCGTCGGCTCCCGCTCCTCGGGCCCCTCGGGTGTCTCGACGAACATCCGCACCTGCGTGCCCGCCTCGCGGACCACCCGGGTCACCTCGTCGCGGTAGACCGGGTCGCCGGGGCCGTCGTAGACCCAGCGGGTGCCGAGGACGGAGTGCTCCATGGTGCCGACGAGCCACTCCTCGGCGCCGGGCAGCGGCGCGCCGCGGTAGGTCAGCGGGACGTGCACCAGGCGGCCGTCGACGTCGAGCAGGTGCGACTCGATGCCGACCTCCCCGGCGGGGTCGTCGAAGCGGTAGGCCGCGACGGGGCGCACGGACGCCGCGCGACCGTCGAACCACGGGCGACCCGGCAGCCAGGCCGCGACGAGCTCCGCCTTGGACGGCACCAGGGTCGCCCGGTGGATGATCGCCACGGTCAGCCCCGCGCCAGCGCCGCCGCGGCCTCCGCCACGACGTCGGGGTCCGTCACGGTGTGGCCGGAGGCGCCGCCCCCGCCGGGGCCGCCGTCGCCGGCGACCGGGCGGCTCGCGGACAGGTGCACGGCGTCCACGCCGGCGGCGATGAGCGCGCCGATGTCCACGGGGCGCACCCCTCCGCCCGCCATGACCTGCACGGCGCCGGCGGTGTGCTCGACCATCGCGGCGAGCCGTCGGACGCCGTCGATGCTGCGGGCCTCGCCGCCGGAGGACAGCACGCGGGTGACGCCGGCGGCGGCGAGGGCGTCGAGGACGGCGAACGGGTCCTCGACCGAGTCGACCGCCCGGTGGAACGTGACCTCCCGGCCGTCGGCGGCGACCACCAGCGCGGCGAGCGCGGCGGTGTCGACGCGGCCGTCCGCCGTGAGCGTGCCGACGACCACGCCGTCGACGCCGGCCTCGACCGCGGCGCGCACGTCGCGGACCTGGACGTCGAGCTCGTCGGCGTCGTAGACGAAGGAGCCGGGCCGCGGGCGGATCAGCGGGTGCACGCCGGGGGTGCCGGGGCCGCGGGCGTCGCGCTCGGCGACCAGGGCGGCGAGCAGGCCGGCGCTCGGCGTGAGGCCGCCGGTGGCCGCGAGCGCGCTGCACAGCTCGGTCCGCGCGGCGCCGGCGTCGGCGGCGACGCGGTAGCCCGCGAGGTCCTGCACGGCGATCTCGAGGACGGGTCGGGACGCGGGCACGCGGGCTCTCCTTCGCGGTCGGGCGGTCAGGTGCGTCGCAGCCGCCGGACCACGGCGTGCGCGGTCACGAAGGCGACGGGGAACGCGAGGGCGAACGCGATCGCGAAGGCGATCGGGAACGCCGGGTCGTCGGTGGGCCGGTCGGTCGTCATGGTGCACCGTAGCGGCTCGCCGCCGCCCCGGGACCGGATGGGGGTCCCAGGACGGCGGCGGGTGGCCGGGCGGACCGGCGGACGGCTCAGGCGAACCGGCGCAGCCGCAGGGAGTTCGTCACGACCAGCACCGAGGAGAACGCCATGGCCGCGCCGGCGATCATCGGGTTCAGCAGGCCGAGCGCCGCGAGCGGGATCGCCGCGACGTTGTAGGCGAACGCCCAGAACAGGTTCTGCTTGATGACCCGCAGGGTCCTGCGGGACAGCCGCACCGCCTGCGCGGCGGACCGCAGGTCGCCCCGGACCAGGGTGACGTCGGCCGCCTCGATGGCGACGTCCGTGCCGGTGCCCATCGCCAGGCCCAGGTCGGCGGTGGCGAGCGCCGCCGCGTCGTTCACGCCGTCGCCGACCATCGCGACCCGGCGGCCCTCGGACTGCAGCCGGGCCACGACGTCGACCTTGTCGGCGGGCAGCACCTGCGCGATGACGTCGGACTCGTCGATGCCGACCTCCCGGGCGACCGCGCGGGCCGCGCCGGCGTTGTCCCCGGTCAGCAGGACCGGACGCAGGCCCAGCGCCCGCAGGTCGGCGACCGCCGCGGCGGACGTGGCCTTCACCGGGTCGCGCAGCACGAGCACGCCGCGGGCGGCGCCGTCCCACGCGACCATGACCGCGGTCGCCCCGTCGGCCTCGGCGGCGGCGAACCGCTCCGCGAGGTCCTCGGCGGGCGTGACGCCCTGGGTGGCGAGCCACGCCGGCCGGCCGACCAGCACGCGCCGGGACAGCCCGACGCCGCTGTGCGCGGTGCGGACCACGCCGCTGACGCCGTGCCCGGCCTCCGCGCGGAAGTCGTGCACCTGGTCCGAGCCGATCGCCACCCCGTCGCCACCGACGCCGTCCGTCCCGGGCGCGGGCGCGACCGCCGCCGCGGCGTCCGCCACGGCACGGGCGATCGGGTGCTCCGCGAGCCCCTCGACCGCGCCGGCCAGGCGCAGCACCGCCTCGCGGTCCTCGCCCGCGGCGGGCAGAACGTCGACGAGCGCCATCCGGCCCTCGGTGACCGTGCCGGTCTTGTCCAGCACGACCGTGTCGACGGTGCGGGTCTGCTCGAGCGTCTCCGGGCCCTTGATGAGGACGCCGAGCTGCGCGCCGCGGCCCGTCCCGACCAGCAGGGCGGTCGGGGTGGCCAGGCCGAGGGCGCAGGGGCAGGCGATGATCAGCACGGCGACGGCCGCGGTGAACGCCGCCTGCACGGACGAGCCGGTCAGCAGCCACGTGGCGAGCGTCGCCAGCGCGAGCACCAGCACCACGGGGACGAACACCGCGGAGATCCGGTCGGCCAGCCGCTGCACGGGGGCCTTGCCGGTCTGGGCGGCGGCCACGAGCCGGCCGATCTGGGCCAGCCGGGTCTCGTCGCCGACCTTCGTCGCGCGGACGACCAGGTGGCCGCCGGTGTTGAGGGTCGCGCCGGTCACGTCGTCGCCGGGGCCGACGTCGACGGGCACGGGCTCGCCGGTCAGCAGGCTGGTGTCGACGGCGCTGGTGCCGGAGACGACCACGCCGTCCGTGGCGATCTTCTCGCCCGGGCGGACGGCGAACTCGTCGCCCGCGCGCAGCCGCTCGACCGGGACGCGCTGCTCGGCGCGCCGGCCGTCCGGGCCGGCGACCAGCAGGGCCACGTCCTTGGCGCCGAGGTCCAGCAGCGCGCGCAGGGCGTCGCCGGCGCGGCGGCGGGACCGGTGCTCGGCGTACCGGCCGGCCAGCAGGAACGTCGTGACGACCGCGGCGACCTCGAAGTACAGCTCCGGCATGTGCGAGCCCATGCCCGCGTCGGCGGCCGGCCACAGGGTCGGCGTCATCGTCATGCCGAGCTCGCCCGCGCCGCCGAGCAGCAGCGCCCACAGCGACCAGCCGGTCGCCGCGACGATGCCGATCGACACCAGGGTGTCCATCGTCGAGGCGCCGTGCCGGGCGGCCCTGACCGCGGCGCGGTGGAACGGCCACGCCGCCCACGTGGCGACGGGCAGCGCGAGGACCGCCACCAGCCACTGCCAGCCGCGGAACTGCCACGCCGGCACCATGGAGAGCAGCAGCACCGGCACGGTCAGCACGGTGGCGACCCGCAGCCGCCGGCGCAGGTCGGTGCCGCGCGCGTCGGTCGGGGCGGAGGTGTCCTCGTCGGGCTCCATCTCGTGCCCGGGAGCCATGGCGTGCCCGGACAGCGCGTGCTCGACGGGGTCCATCCCGGCGTGGTGCTCCCCGGTCGAGGGGGCATCGGGCGTGCGTCCGGGGTGCTCCGCGGAGTGCCCCGGGTGCGCGTGGCGTGCCGCCTCGGCCGGTGCCGGTGCCGCGGCCGAGCCGCGCCGCGCCGTCACGGTGGCGTCGTAGCCCGCCGCCTGGACGGCCGCCACCAGCGCGGCACCGTCGGGGACGGTGCCGTCCGGCGCGGGCGCCAGCTCGACGTGCGCGGACTCCAGCGCGAGGTTGACGGTGGCCCGGGCGCCGGGCACGCGGTTGAGGCGCTTCTCGACCCGGGCGACGCAGGACGCGCAAGTCATGCCCTCGACCGCGAGGTCGATCGTCCCGACGGGGGCCACGGGGACGTCGAGCGGGGTGTCGTCGGCTGTCACAGCAGCGACCCCCGCGGGGTGACCGCGTAGCCGGCCTCGTCCACGGCGGCGGCGATCGACTCGTCGGACAGCGGCGCGTCCGAGGTGACCGTCACGGGCGAGGACCCGCCGGTGACGAGCTGCACCTGCACGTCGGTCACGCCGGGGAGGGCGGTGAGCTCCTCGGTGACGTGCTTGACGCAGTTGCCGCAGGTCATGCCGTCGACGGAGAACGTGGTGGTCTGGCTCATGGGGGGTTCCTCTCGGGGGTTTCGGGGGGTCAGGAGCGGACGAGCCGGGCGATCGCCTCGGAGGCCTCGCGGACCTTCTCGGCGCCGGCCTCGGGGGACTGGCGGGCGGCGTCCACGACGCAGTGGCCCAGGTGGTCCTCGACCAGCCCGATGCTCACCGCCTGCAGCGCCTTCGTGACGGCCGCGACCTGGGTGAGCACGTCGATGCAGTACACGTCCTCGTCGACCATGCGGGCGATCCCGCGGACCTGGCCCTCGATGCGCTTGAGGCGCTTGAGGTAGTCGTCCTTGTCGCTCGTGTACCCGTGCATCGCCCGGCTCCCCTCGGTCGCAGGGACGCACCGCGCGCCCCGCCACTACCCCAACCGTATACCCCCCAGGGGTATTCCACCCCGGGACCTCCGAGCCGCCGGGAACGCAGACGATGCGGGCCCCGGACGCCCGGGACCCGCATCGTCTGCCACCTCGCCGCGCGCGACGGCCGGGGATCAGGCCAGCGCGCGCCACGCCTCCCGGCGGGCCGCCTGCTCCTCCGGGTCGGGCACCGGCAGGCTCGCGAGCAGCCTGCGCGTGTACTCCTCGCGCGGGCTGCCGAGCACCTGCTCCCCGGTGCCCTCCTCGACCAGCCGGCCGCGGTGCAGCACCGCGATCCGGTCGGCCAGCAGGTCGACCACGGCCAGGTCGTGGCTGATGAACAGGCACGCGAACCCGAGGCTCTCCTGGAGCTCCGAGAACAGCTCCAGCACCCGCGCCTGCACCGACACGTCCAGGGCGGAGGTCGGCTCGTCGGCGATGAGCAGCTCCGGGTCCAGGGCCAGCGCCCGGGCCAGGGACGCGCGCTGCCGCTGGCCGCCGGACAGCTCGTGCGGGAACCGGTCGCCGTACGCCCGCGGGAGCTGCACGGACTCGAGCAGCTCGTCCACGCGCCCCCGCGCGGCCCGGGCGTCGGACGCCCGCCCGTGCACGACCAGCGGCTCCGCCACGCACTCCGCGATGGTGAGCAGCGGGTTGAACGACGTCGCCGGGTCCTGGAACACGAACCCGATCCGCGGACGGACCGGGCGCAGCGCCCGCTCCTTGACCCCGTTCATCTCCAGGCCGAGCACCTGCAGCGACCCGCCGGTGACGCGGGTGAGGCCCGCGATCGCCCGGCCGATGGTGGTCTTGCCGGAGCCGGACTCGCCGACCAGGCCGACCACCTCGCCGGGGCGGATCGCCAGCGACACCCCGTCGACCGCCCGGAACCCGGGCTGCCGCAGCCGGCCGGGGTAGGTGATCTCCAGGTCGCGCGCCTCGACGACGGGCGTGGCAGCCGCCCAGCCCTCCGGCCGGGCCGCCGCGCGTGCGCGGGCGTGCGCGCCACCCCCGCCGATCCGCGGCACGGCGTCCAGCAGCGCCCGGGTGTACTCGTGCGCGGGCGCCGAGAACAGCTGCCGGACCGGGGCCTGCTCGACGATCTCGCCCTGGTACATCACGGCCACCGTGTCGGCCAGGTCCGCGACGACGCCCATGTTGTGCGTGATGAGCACCACGGCGGCGCCGAACTCGTCCCGGCAGCGCCGGATGAGGTCGAGGATCTCGGCCTGCACCGTCACGTCCAGGGCCGTGGTCGGCTCGTCGGCGATGATGACGCCCGGGTCGAGCACGAGGGCCTGGGCGATGACGATGCGCTGCTTCTGCCCGCCGGAGAACTGGTGCGGGTAGTGGTCGATCCGGTGCTCGGGGTCGGGGATGCCGACCTTGCGCAGGATCTCGACCGCCTTCGCCCGGGCCTCCGCCTTGCCGATCTTCCCGTGGGCGCGCAGGCCCTCGATGATCTGCCAGCCGACCGGGTAGACCGGGTTCAGGGCGGTCGACGGCTCCTGGAACACCATGGCGGCGTCCCGGCCGCGCACCCGCCGCAGCGCGGCGTTGTCGAGCCCGACGACGTCGGACCGGGTGCTGCCGTCCTTCGACGTGAGGACGACGGCCCCCCGCGTGCGGGCGGTCTCCGGGAGCAGCCCGAGGATCGTCTTCGCGGTGACCGACTTGCCGCTGCCGGACTCGCCGACGACGGCCAGCACCTCGCCGGCGCGCACGGACAGCGACACCCCGGCGACGGCGCGGACGTCGCCGGCGTCGGTCGCGAACGTGACGGACAGGTCGGTGATCTCGACGACCGGCGCGGCGGCGTCGGTCTGCGGTGCGGCGGTCATCGGCCTGCCTCCGGGGTCTCGAGGTCCGCGATCCCGCCGGGCGCCGTGAGCACGCCGCCCGGGACGACCGAGGTCGCGGCGACCTCGCCGTCGTCGGAGCCGGCGGCCCGGCGGGCGCGCAGGCGGGGGTCGGCGAGGTCGTTCAGCGACTCGCCCATCAGCGTCATGCCGAGCACCGACAGCACGATCGCGACACCCGGGGCCACGGACGTCCACCAGATGCCGGAGGTGACGTCCGCGATGGCGCGGTTGAGGTCGTAGCCCCACTCGGCGCCCTGCGTCGGCTCGATGCCGAACCCGAGGAAGCCCAGGCCGGCGAGCGTGAGGATCGCCTCGGACGCGTTCAGCGTGATGATGAGCGGCAGCGTCCGGGTCGCGTTGCGCAGCACGTGCACGAACATGATCCGGCCGTTGCTCGCGCCGATCACGCGCGCCGACTCGACGAACGCCTCGGACTTGATCCGGATCGTCTCCGCCCGGACGACGCGCAGGTACTGGGGTGTGAACACGACCATCAACGACAACGCCGCGGCCAGCACGCCGCCCATGAGGTCCGCCTGCCCGCCGCTGATCGCGATCGCCAGCACGATGGCGAGCAGCAGGGAGGGGAACGCGTAGATCGCGTCGGCGATGACGACGAGAACCCGGTCGAGCCAGCCGCCGAAGTACCCGGAGACCAGGCCGAGCAGCACGCCGAGGAACAGCGACGCCGCGATGGCGATGAGGATGACGAGCACGGCGGTCCGGGTGCCCCAGATGACCCGGGACAGCACGTCGTACCCGCCGACGGTGGTGCCGAGCCAGTGCTCGGCGGACGGCGGCTGCTGCGCGCCGAACGGGCCGTTCGCGTCGCGCAGCTGCGCGAACCCGTAGGGCGCGACCCACGGCGCGACGATCGCGGTGACGACCAGCAGGCCGACGAGGACCAGGCCGGTGATCAGCATGCCGCGCTGCAGCCCGACGCTCTGCCGGAGCTGGTGCACGACGGGCAGGTTGCGCCAGGTGCGGCGGGTGCGCCCGGCGGCCACGGGGGTGGCGGTGGTCATCTCAGTACCTCACCCTCGGGTCGATCAGCGCGGCGATGATGTCGACCAGGAAGTTCGTCACGGCCACGATCACCGCGAGCATGACGACGATGCCCTGCACCGCCACGAAGTCGCGGGCCTGCAGGTACTCCGAGATCTGGAAGCCGAGGCCCCGCCACTCGAAGGTGGTCTCCGTGAGCACGGCGCCCACCAGGAGCATCGCGATCTGCATGCCGATGACGGTGACGATCGGGATGAGCGCCGGCCGGTACGCGTGCTTGCGCAGCAGCCGGGACTCCCGCACGCCGCGCGACCGGGCCGCGTCGACGTAGCCGGAGCCGAGCGTGCCGATGACGTTGGTGCGCACCAGCCGCAGGAACACGCCCGCGGTCAGCAGGCCGAGCGTCAGCGCCGGCAGGATCGCGTGCTGCAGGACGTCCACGACGACGTCCGGGTTGCCGGTGCGGATGGCGTCGATCAGGTAGATGCCCGTCGGGTCGTCGAGCCGCCGCATCGCGATCTCCGACCGGGTGGACGCCCGCCCCGACACCGGCAGCCAGTCGAGCTGCACGGAGAACACGAGCTTGAACATGAGGCCCGCGAAGAACACCGGCGTCGCGTAGCAGACGATCGCGAACACCCGCAGCAGCGCGTCCGGGACGCGGTCGCGGAAGTAGGCGGCCGCCAGGCCGAGCGGGATGCCGACGACGAACGCGACGATCAGCGCGTAGAACGCGAGCTCGAGCGTCGCGGCCCCGAACGTGAGGATGACCTCGGTGACCGGCCGGGTGTCGCTCAGGGTGGTGCCGAAGTCCCCGCGCACGAGCTGGCCGAGGTACTCCACGTACTGGGTGAGGACCGGCCGGTCGTAGCCGGCGGCGTGGATGCGCTCGGCGAGCTGGTCGGCGGGGAGCCGGCCGCCCTGCGCGGCGGTGATCGGGTCGCCGGTGGTCCGCATGAGCAGGAAGACGACCGTCACCAGGATGAAGACCGTCGGGATGATGAGGAGGAACCGGACCAGCAGGTAGCGGCCCAGCCCGCCGCCGGATCGGGCGCGGCGGCCCTGCCGGCCGGTGGTCGCGTCCCCGCCGGGTGCGGTGCCGGACGGCAGGCCGGTGGGCTGCTGCGGTCCGGTGAGGGAGGTGGAGGTCATGTCTCTCGCTTCACAAGCCCGTGACGCCCGGTGCGGGTCGCTCGCGAGGAGCGACCCGCACCGGGCGTCGGGTGGGGCGGTGCGTCAGCCGACGGCCAGCGCGCCGTAGCGGAACTTGAAGGACGCGTCGAGGGTGTCCTCGGCGCCGGTCACGTCGGTGCCGACCACGGCCACCTGCGCGCCCTGGAGGTACGGGACCGTCGAGAGGTCCTGCGCCACCGCGTCCTGGATCTGCTCGATGAGCGCGGTGCGCTCGCCGGCGTCGGGGGTGACGGCCTGCTGGAGGATCAGGTCGTTCACCTCCTGGTTGTCGTAGTGGTTGCCCAGGAAGTTGTCCGTGAGGAAGAACGGCGTGAGGTAGTTGTCCGCGTCGGAGTAGTCCGGGAACCAGCCGAGCTGGTAGGCCGGGTAGACGTCGGACGTGCGGTCCTTGGCGTACTGCACCCACTCGGTGGTCTGCAGGTCGACCTGGAAGAGGCCGGTGGCCTCGAGCTGGTCCTTGATCAGCGCGTACTCCTCGCCGGAGGACGGGCCGTAGTGGTCGTTGCTGTACTGCAGCGACAGCTGGACCGGGGTCTCGACGCCCGCGGCGGACAGCCGCTCGGCGGCCTTGTCGGCGTCCGCGCCGCCGTCGCCGTCGCCGTACAGCGGCTTGAGCGACTCGGTGGCACCCGTCAGGCCCTCGGGCACGAACGAGTACAGCGGCGTGTAGGTGCCCTTGTAGACCTGGTCGGCGATCTCCTCGCGGTCGATCAGGTCGGCCACCGCCTGGCGGACGGCCAGCGCCTTGGCCGGGTCGGCCTCCGGCGTGGTCGCGCCGTACGGCTGGGTGTTGAAGTTGAACGTGATGTAGCGGATCTCGCCGCCGGGGCCGTCGACGACCTTCACGTTGTCGTCGCCGCGCAGGTCCTCGATGTCGGTCGCGGACAGGCTGCGGAACGCGACGTCGATGTTGCCCTGCTGGATGTCCAGCTTCAGGTTGGAGGCGTCGGCGAAGTAGGTCACCGTGACCTCGTCGTTCTTCGGCGCGCCGAGCAGGCCCTGGTAGTCCGGGTTCGCGGCGTACGAGACGAGGTCGTTCTGGCTGTAGTCCGTGATCGTGTACGGGCCGGCGAACGCCTGGCCGTCGACGATGTCCGCGTCCGGGGTGAGCGCGTCGGCCGCGAACACGTCCTCGTCCACGATCGGGCCCGCGGGGCTCGACAGGATCTGCGGGAACACCTGGTCGTTCTCGGACTTCAGGTGGAAGACGACGGTGGTGTCGTCGGGGGCGTCCACGCTCTCCAGGTTGTAGAGCAGCGAGCCGGGGCCGTTGCCGCCGTCCGCGCCGGACTCGAAGATCGCGAGCTGGCGGTCGAACGTGAACTTCACGTCGGACGAGGTGAGGTCGTTGCCGTTCGCGAAGGTCAGGCCCTCCTTGAGGGTGACCGTGTACTCGGTCGGCGAGGTGAACTCGGCCGACTCGGCGATGTCCGGCTCGACGTCCGGGCTGCCGAACGGGGTGTTCATGAGGAACGGGTAGACCTGGTTCATCACCGCGAACGAACCGTTGTCGTACGAGCCCGCCGGGTCGATCGTCGTGATCTTGTCGGTCGTGCCGATCAGCAGCGAGCCGCCGGTGCTCTCGCCGCCGCCGTCCGTCTCGTCGTCGCCGCCGGAGCCGCCGCTGCACGCGGCGAGGACCAGTGCGGTGGCGACCAGGCCGGCACCGGCCGCGAAGCCGCGTCGGCGGCCGTGGGGAACCGCAGTCATGCGTGTACCTCTTCCCTGGAGTGAAGCCCCTGCCCGGCGCCGCGACGC contains:
- a CDS encoding ABC transporter permease, which encodes MTTATPVAAGRTRRTWRNLPVVHQLRQSVGLQRGMLITGLVLVGLLVVTAIVAPWVAPYGFAQLRDANGPFGAQQPPSAEHWLGTTVGGYDVLSRVIWGTRTAVLVILIAIAASLFLGVLLGLVSGYFGGWLDRVLVVIADAIYAFPSLLLAIVLAIAISGGQADLMGGVLAAALSLMVVFTPQYLRVVRAETIRIKSEAFVESARVIGASNGRIMFVHVLRNATRTLPLIITLNASEAILTLAGLGFLGFGIEPTQGAEWGYDLNRAIADVTSGIWWTSVAPGVAIVLSVLGMTLMGESLNDLADPRLRARRAAGSDDGEVAATSVVPGGVLTAPGGIADLETPEAGR
- a CDS encoding ABC transporter permease, giving the protein MTSTSLTGPQQPTGLPSGTAPGGDATTGRQGRRARSGGGLGRYLLVRFLLIIPTVFILVTVVFLLMRTTGDPITAAQGGRLPADQLAERIHAAGYDRPVLTQYVEYLGQLVRGDFGTTLSDTRPVTEVILTFGAATLELAFYALIVAFVVGIPLGLAAAYFRDRVPDALLRVFAIVCYATPVFFAGLMFKLVFSVQLDWLPVSGRASTRSEIAMRRLDDPTGIYLIDAIRTGNPDVVVDVLQHAILPALTLGLLTAGVFLRLVRTNVIGTLGSGYVDAARSRGVRESRLLRKHAYRPALIPIVTVIGMQIAMLLVGAVLTETTFEWRGLGFQISEYLQARDFVAVQGIVVMLAVIVAVTNFLVDIIAALIDPRVRY
- a CDS encoding ABC transporter substrate-binding protein, with translation MTAVPHGRRRGFAAGAGLVATALVLAACSGGSGGDDETDGGGESTGGSLLIGTTDKITTIDPAGSYDNGSFAVMNQVYPFLMNTPFGSPDVEPDIAESAEFTSPTEYTVTLKEGLTFANGNDLTSSDVKFTFDRQLAIFESGADGGNGPGSLLYNLESVDAPDDTTVVFHLKSENDQVFPQILSSPAGPIVDEDVFAADALTPDADIVDGQAFAGPYTITDYSQNDLVSYAANPDYQGLLGAPKNDEVTVTYFADASNLKLDIQQGNIDVAFRSLSATDIEDLRGDDNVKVVDGPGGEIRYITFNFNTQPYGATTPEADPAKALAVRQAVADLIDREEIADQVYKGTYTPLYSFVPEGLTGATESLKPLYGDGDGGADADKAAERLSAAGVETPVQLSLQYSNDHYGPSSGEEYALIKDQLEATGLFQVDLQTTEWVQYAKDRTSDVYPAYQLGWFPDYSDADNYLTPFFLTDNFLGNHYDNQEVNDLILQQAVTPDAGERTALIEQIQDAVAQDLSTVPYLQGAQVAVVGTDVTGAEDTLDASFKFRYGALAVG